The window AAAGCCCACGGCGTCGTCATGCGCAACGATGCCATAGAATCCGCGGCCATCTTTGCCGACAAGTACATTACGGGCCGGTTCTTGCCGGATAAAGCCATTGACCTGCTCGATACGGCCGGCGCTCGCGTCAAGATCAATCTGACGGACAAACCGTCCAGCTTGGAAGACCTGGAACGATCCATTCAGGCTAAAGAACGCGTGAAAAAGACGTTGGAACGCGACCGTGACGACGGGGTTAAGATCGACGAAGATGAACTGAGCGATGTGCTCGCCGCCATTGATGATTTGACGGCCAAGGCCGAAGCCTTACGAGCGCGCTGGCTGGCCGAAAAGGACGCCGTCAAGGCGTTGCTTGATATCCGTACTCAGATTCATGGATTGACTGAAGATACCGCCGACCAGAAAGCCGATCTGGAAAAACAACTTGCCGAAGCTGAAAGTGCGCTGGCGGAAACACGAAAAGACGGACAGCTCATTCAGATTGAAGTGAATCCCGATGTCATCGGGCAGATTGTTTCCGACTGGACAGGCATCCCGCTCGGTAAAGTCCAACGTGACGAGTCCAAAACCATTCTCAACCTGGAAGAGCGTCTGAAAACGCGCATCAAAGGTCAGGATCAGGCCTTAGCCGTCGTGACCAAGGTCATTCAATCGGCAAAATCGGGTATCAAGAATCCCAATCAACCGCTTGGCGTTTTTCTCCTTGTCGGTCCTTCCGGGGTCGGGAAGACCGAAACGGGCTTGTCATTGGCTGATCTGTTGTTCGGTGGAGAAAAGAATATCGTCACCATCAACATGAGCGAATTCAAGGAATCGCACACCGTGTCCCGCCTCATCGGGTCGCCTCCGGGATATGTCGGATATGGCGAAGGTGGTATGCTGACGGAAGCGGTTCGGCAGCAACCATATTCGGTGGTTTTGCTCGACGAAGTGGAAAAAGCCCACTTGTCGGTCATGGAATTGTTCTACCAGGTCTTTGACAAGGGCATGCTGGCCGATGGGGAAGGCAAGGATATCAACTTCAAGAATACGGTCATTATTCTTACGTCAAACCTTGGATCGGATGTCATTCAGGAGATGACCAAAGACGGCGAAATGCCCATGGATGCCCTGATGGGGGCTCTGCGGCCCATCTTGTCGCAGCATTTCAAACCGGCGCTGTTGGCGCGTATGACGATTGCGCCGTATTATGATCTCAATCCCGACGCCATGAAAGGCATTACCGTGCTCAAGCTGAATAAGCTCAAGCAAACGCTTCTGGAAAACAACAAGATGACGTTGACCTGGGGCGATGCTGTTGTGGATCAAATCACGGCTCGATGCACGGAGACCGAAACCGGTGCCCGCAATATTGAGTATATCCTCAATGGCAATGTGTTGCCCAAGCTGTCGCAGACCATTCTTGAGCATCTCAGCGAAGGGCAGATGCCGGCTAAAGCCCATATTGATGTGTCCGACGATGGCTCTTTTATCTTCAGCTTTGATGACACACCGTCTGCGGCTGTCCAGCCTGCCGCTGATGACACTGCCGACGCAAGCTGATCCAGCTGCATGAACGAACTCGCCAAAGCATGACCGCACGGAAGGCGAGCGTTTCGGAAGACAAATGAAAACCGCGGTCCGGGGGATGTGCCTCCGGACCGCGGTTTATTGCCAGAAGCATCTTGTTATAAAAGACGAGCGTCATCACATCCACTGCATGTTTTTTCGTATCTTCATAAGCTATGCAACAAACAGAAATAATGCGACGGGAAAATGTTGTAATGCGGAATCGAGATGAAGACGGTCTTCCACGGTGATACTCTCTCCCGTGATGACATCTTCATATTCTCCATGAGGAAGATTTTCGGTGATGGCGTCCGTATCTTTGAAGACATCGCCCAACGATAAACCTTCAGTTTTGAGCAGACCGGCAGCGAGTCGGGGTACAAGGACAATGGCTGTCATGGTCTCGATTTGCCGCACGAATCCAAATGCATGCACGCTGTGGCGACCTTCAAAGAGAAGAGGCGTATAATTTCCCTCAAGAAAAAGTTCAGGATGGGCTTTTCGACACATCAATGTGCGCCAAATCGTAAAGAGTTTGATGCGTCCATCCTCGTAGTGGGAGAGAAGCGATTCGCATAGATCGAGAGGCTTACTGGAAAATTCTTTTTTGAGACCGGACAGCATTTTTCGGCGAAGTGTGAAGTCGACCGGTTGCCGATTATCAGGATCCACCAACGACAAATC of the Desulfovibrio inopinatus DSM 10711 genome contains:
- the tssH gene encoding type VI secretion system ATPase TssH yields the protein MINVDMKSLLMKLNGFCATSLQNAAGLCVSRTNYEVMVEHFFLKCLETPGSDMPLILKRFEIDPGRLMQALTASLEDIKTGNAGKPTFSPLLIELFESAWLVNSIDLTEAKIRSGGVLMAFLSKPTFFSSGLWVDIIKAVNLQTLKDEFFTIVKTSQEKAVHATAAPGEGETPSGEDTFIGRYCQDFTAKAREGNIDPVFGRDHEIRQIVDVLGRRRKNNPILVGEPGVGKTAVIEGLALRITQNDVPEMLSGVTLLGLDMGALEAGAGMKGEFENRLKGVLNEIKASEKPIVLFIDEAHTLVGAGGAAGGSDAANLLKPALARGELKTCAATTWSEYKKYFEKDPALARRFQLIKLAEPDVKTATIILQGLKDMFEKAHGVVMRNDAIESAAIFADKYITGRFLPDKAIDLLDTAGARVKINLTDKPSSLEDLERSIQAKERVKKTLERDRDDGVKIDEDELSDVLAAIDDLTAKAEALRARWLAEKDAVKALLDIRTQIHGLTEDTADQKADLEKQLAEAESALAETRKDGQLIQIEVNPDVIGQIVSDWTGIPLGKVQRDESKTILNLEERLKTRIKGQDQALAVVTKVIQSAKSGIKNPNQPLGVFLLVGPSGVGKTETGLSLADLLFGGEKNIVTINMSEFKESHTVSRLIGSPPGYVGYGEGGMLTEAVRQQPYSVVLLDEVEKAHLSVMELFYQVFDKGMLADGEGKDINFKNTVIILTSNLGSDVIQEMTKDGEMPMDALMGALRPILSQHFKPALLARMTIAPYYDLNPDAMKGITVLKLNKLKQTLLENNKMTLTWGDAVVDQITARCTETETGARNIEYILNGNVLPKLSQTILEHLSEGQMPAKAHIDVSDDGSFIFSFDDTPSAAVQPAADDTADAS